One Bacteriovorax sp. PP10 DNA segment encodes these proteins:
- a CDS encoding LysR family transcriptional regulator, which yields MQQNDPNLNHLRYFLTAVQLGSHAKAAKFHRVSQPAISLAINKLEESFNVTLVMNLKNRFKLTPEGEKLVLEAPRLMKALEDLRVSLQSQTDTISGELNLASSMGVAPFYLISPLKDFTSKYEDVNFHINLGDVKFIIDQIQTNQAELGVFMEDQTKVPFTKRILHEGNFVAITSRDFIYNDQKKIKILITNEAPGIHEFESIVKRKMKERSFHYHTVESWELIVEMAMNGLGVGIIPEFMVGKCLVQPELTEAIKTMNYKIAVVHKGEHQLSKEAKLFLDSLN from the coding sequence ATGCAACAGAATGACCCTAATTTAAACCACTTAAGATACTTCCTGACTGCTGTGCAGCTAGGTAGCCACGCTAAGGCCGCGAAGTTTCACAGGGTGAGTCAACCCGCCATAAGTTTAGCTATAAATAAGCTTGAAGAGTCCTTTAACGTCACACTGGTTATGAACCTTAAAAATCGCTTCAAACTAACCCCGGAAGGAGAGAAATTAGTTTTAGAGGCCCCTCGTTTGATGAAGGCCCTGGAAGATTTAAGGGTGAGTCTTCAAAGTCAGACCGATACAATTTCCGGTGAGCTTAATCTTGCAAGTTCAATGGGAGTCGCTCCTTTTTATCTTATAAGTCCATTGAAAGATTTTACGAGTAAGTATGAGGATGTAAATTTTCATATCAATCTTGGCGATGTGAAATTTATTATTGATCAGATTCAAACGAATCAGGCAGAGCTTGGTGTGTTTATGGAAGATCAGACTAAGGTTCCTTTTACGAAGAGAATTCTTCACGAGGGAAATTTCGTTGCAATCACTTCTCGCGATTTTATCTATAATGATCAAAAGAAAATAAAAATTCTCATTACTAATGAGGCCCCTGGGATTCATGAATTTGAATCTATCGTAAAGAGAAAGATGAAAGAGAGATCTTTTCATTATCATACGGTAGAGAGCTGGGAGCTTATTGTTGAGATGGCCATGAATGGGTTAGGTGTAGGAATTATACCTGAGTTCATGGTTGGTAAGTGCTTAGTTCAACCCGAGTTAACTGAGGCCATCAAAACCATGAACTATAAAATCGCCGTTGTTCACAAAGGTGAGCACCAGCTCTCTAAAGAGGCCAAACTTTTTTTAGACTCTCTTAATTAA
- the trxC gene encoding thioredoxin TrxC: protein MSKTFSQCPKCNALNKLSTEKAIEKAPVCGKCGSDLSMHGLVSDVNTQNFRKILSMAEGSVIVDFWASWCGPCRSYAPEYQKASIQNQNTVFVKINTEVEQQLSAEFGIRGIPCTILFKNGKEVKRQSGAMSSDQVRQFLT, encoded by the coding sequence ATGAGCAAAACTTTTTCTCAATGTCCGAAATGCAATGCACTTAATAAACTCTCTACCGAAAAAGCGATTGAAAAGGCCCCTGTTTGTGGAAAATGCGGATCAGATCTCTCAATGCACGGTCTTGTCTCAGATGTGAACACCCAAAATTTCAGAAAGATCTTAAGCATGGCCGAAGGTTCAGTGATTGTGGATTTCTGGGCCAGCTGGTGTGGGCCATGTCGTTCGTATGCTCCCGAATATCAGAAGGCATCCATACAAAACCAAAACACTGTGTTTGTTAAAATCAATACAGAAGTTGAACAACAACTCTCAGCGGAGTTTGGTATACGTGGTATCCCTTGCACGATTTTATTTAAGAATGGAAAAGAAGTGAAACGCCAAAGCGGAGCGATGAGTTCTGATCAGGTGAGACAGTTTCTTACTTAA